A genomic region of Zalophus californianus isolate mZalCal1 chromosome 1, mZalCal1.pri.v2, whole genome shotgun sequence contains the following coding sequences:
- the LOC113917937 gene encoding olfactory receptor 10H1, protein MQRGNFSVVTEFILVGFSTFPHLQLMFFLLFLLMYLFTLLGNLLIMATVWSDRGLHTPMYLFLCALSISEILYTLVITPRLLADLLSTCHTIAFAACVSQMFFSFMFGFTHSFLLTVMGYDRYVAICHPLHYNVLMSPRGCACLVALSWAGGSVMGLVVTMAIFCLNFCGPKEIHHFACHVPPLLKLACGTNVPIVALGVGLVCITTLLGCFLLILLSYAFIVAAILKIPSAEGRHKAFSTCASHLTVVVMHYGFASVIYLKPKAPQSLEGDTLMGITYTILTPFLSPIIFSLRNKELKTAMKKTFFSKLYPEKI, encoded by the coding sequence ATGCAGAGAGGCAATTTCTCAGTGGTGACTGAATTCATCCTCGTGGGCTTCTCCACCTTCCCCCACCTTCAGCTAATGTTCTTCTTGCTGTTCCTGTTGATGTACCTGTTCACCCTGCTGGGGAACCTGCTCATCATGGCCACTGTCTGGAGCGATCGTGGCCTGCACACACCCATGTACCTCTTCTTGTGTGCCCTGTCCATCTCCGAGATCCTCTACACCTTGGTCATCACCCCGCGCCTGCTGGCGGACCTGCTCTCCACATGCCACACCATCGCCTTTGCGGCCTGTGTCAGCCAGATGTTCTTCTCCTTCATGTTCGGCTTCACCCACTCCTTCCTGCTCACCGTCATGGGCTACGACCGCTATGTAGCCATCTGCCATCCCCTGCACTACAACGTGCTCATGAGTCCCCGTGGCTGTGCGTGCCTGGTGGCCTTGTCCTGGGCTGGTGGCTCGGTCATGGGGCTGGTGGTGACCATGGCCATTTTTTGCCTCAACTTCTGTGGACCCAAAGAGATCCACCATTTTGCTTGCCATGTGCCACCACTGTTGAAGCTGGCCTGTGGAACTAATGTACCAATAGTGGCCCTGGGCGTGGGTCTGGTGTGCATCACCACCCTGCTGGGCTgctttctcctcatcctccttTCTTATGCCTTCATTGTGGCTGCCATCTTGAAGATCCCCTCAGCTGAGGGTCGGCACAAAGCCTTCTCCACCTGTGCCTCCCACCTCACTGTGGTGGTCATGCACTATGGCTTCGCTTCTGTCATCTACCTCAAGCCCAAGGCTCCCCAGTCTCTGGAAGGAGACACCCTGATGGGCATCACCTACACAATCCTCACACCTTTCCTCAGCCCCATCATCTTCAGTCTCAGGAACAAGGAGCTGAAGACTGCCATGAAGAAGACCTTCTTTAGCAAACTCTACCCAGAAAAAATATGA
- the LOC113917964 gene encoding olfactory receptor 10H1-like: MHLRLTIFREPQAAPRSTDSHHEQQVVEGLAMVCRERAPSPSGKSFRAGLSTDPELLPTGLPSLSPHPGMATTLDLNHSSVSEFILVGFSTFPPHLLPVFFLLFLLMYVFMLLGNLLIMATVWSDRGLHTPMYLFLCALSISEILYTLAITPRLLADLLSTSRTIAFAACASQMFFSFTFGFTHSFLLTVMGYDRYVAICHPLRYNVLMSPRGYACLVALSWAGASVMGLVVTTAIFHLNFCGPREVHHFFCHMSPLVKLACGTHIPVVALGVGLVCIITLLGCFLLILLSYAFIVAAILKIPSAEGRHKAFSTCASHLTVVVMHYGFASVIYLKPKAPQSLEGDTLMGITYTILTPFLSPIIFSLRNKELKTAMKKTFLSKLYPQSS; encoded by the coding sequence ATGCACTTGAGGCTCACGATCTTCCGTGAACCCCAAGCAGCTCCGAGGAGCACTGACAGTCATCATGAGCAGCAGGTGGTGGAGGGACTGGCCATGGTCTGCAGGGAGagggccccctctccctctgggaaGTCCTTCCGGGCCGGGCTTAGCACAGACCCGGAGCTCCTGCCCACCGGgctgccttccctctctccccacccagggATGGCCACCACGCTGGACCTAAACCACAGCTCCGTGTCTGAATTCATCCTTGTGGGCTTCTCCACCTTCCCACCACATCTCCTGCCCGTTTTCTTCCTGCTGTTCCTGCTCATGTACGTTTTTATGCTGCTGGGGAACCTGCTCATCATGGCCACTGTCTGGAGCGATCGTGGCCTGCACACACCCATGTACCTCTTCCTGTGTGCCCTGTCCATCTCCGAGATCCTCTACACCTTGGCCATCACCCCGCGCCTGCTGGCCGACCTGCTCTCCACCAGCCGCACCATCGCCTTTGCAGCCTGTGCCAGCCAGATGTTCTTCTCCTTCACATTCGGCTTCACCCACTCCTTCCTGCTCACCGTCATGGGCTAtgaccgctatgtggccatctgccaCCCCTTGCGCTACAACGTGCTCATGAGCCCCCGTGGCTATGCCTGCCTGGTGGCCTTGTCCTGGGCTGGTGCCTCGGTCATGGGGCTGGTGGTGACCACAGCCATTTTCCACCTCAATTTCTGTGGACCCCGTGAGGTCCACCATTTCTTCTGCCACATGTCACCTCTTGTGAAGCTGGCCTGTGGAACTCACATACCAGTGGTGGCCCTGGGCGTGGGTCTGGTGTGCATCATCACCCTGCTGGGCTgctttctcctcatcctccttTCTTATGCCTTCATTGTGGCTGCCATCTTGAAGATCCCCTCAGCTGAGGGTCGGCACAAAGCCTTCTCCACCTGTGCCTCCCACCTCACTGTGGTGGTCATGCACTATGGCTTCGCTTCTGTCATCTACCTCAAGCCCAAGGCTCCCCAGTCTCTGGAAGGAGACACCCTGATGGGCATCACCTACACAATCCTCACACCTTTCCTCAGCCCCATCATCTTCAGTCTCAGGAACAAGGAGCTGAAGACTGCCATGAAGAAGACCTTCCTCAGCAAACTCTATCCCCAGAGCTCCTGA
- the LOC113918097 gene encoding olfactory receptor 10H3-like — MIGFQMLNYASPSWIKPCTFIPFLVSPDAASVAGKNYSMVYEFIIVGFSNFPQHLLPAFFLLFLLMYLFTLLGNLLIMATVRSQRRLHTPMYLFLCALSISEILYTLAIAPRLLTDLLSTCHTITFMACASQMFFFTFGFTHSFLLTVMGYDLYMAICHPLWYNVLMSPRTCARLVFWSWAGGSIMGMMVALIVFHLTFCGPNEIHHFGCHALSLLKLACGKETSSVTLGVVLVCVTALMGCLFLIILSYVFIVATILRIPSAEGRHKTFSTCVSHLTVVIVHYSFASVIYLKSKGPHSMDNNTLKATTYTAFTPFLSLIIFSLRNKELKNAIKKSFQRKFSPLSS, encoded by the coding sequence ATGATAGGTTTTCAGATGCTGAACTACGCTTCTCCTTCATGGATTAAGCCATgtactttcattccttttctggTCTCACCAGATGCAGCATCTGTGGCTGGTAAGAACTATAGCATGGTGTATGAATTCATCATCGTGGGCTTCTCCAACTTCCCACAGCAtctcctgcctgccttcttcctgCTGTTCCTGCTGATGTACCTGTTCACCCTGCTGGGGAACCTGCTCATCATGGCCACTGTCAGGAGTCAGCGCAGACTGCACACACCCATGTACCTCTTCCTATGTGCTTTGTCCATCTCTGAGATCCTCTACACCTTGGCCATTGCCCCGCGCCTCTTGACTGACCTGCTCTCCACCTGCCACACCATCACCTTTATGGCCTGTGCCAGCCAGATGTTCTTCTTCACATTCGGCTTCACCCACTCCTTCCTGCTCACTGTCATGGGCTATGACCTTTACATGGCCATCTGCCACCCCCTGTGGTACAATGTGCTCATGAGCCCCCGCACCTGTGCCCGTCTAGTGTTCTGGTCCTGGGCTGGTGGCTCCATCATGGGGATGATGGTGGCCCTGATAGTTTTTCACCTCACCTTCTGTGGGCCTAATGAGATCCACCACTTTGGCTGCCATGCCCTTTCCCTCCTAAAGTTGGCCTGTGGGAAGGAGACATCCTCTGTCACCTTGGGTGTGGTCCTGGTGTGTGTCACAGCTCTGATGGGCTGTTTATTCCTCATCATCCTCTCCTATGTCTTCATTGTGGCCACCATACTGAGGATCCCCTCTGCTGAGGGCAGGCACAAGACCTTCTCCACATGTGTGTCCCACCTCACTGTGGTCATTGTGCACTACAGTTTTGCCTCCGTTATCTACCTCAAGTCCAAGGGTCCCCATTCTATGGACAATAACACTCTGAAGGCCACCACCTATACAGCCTTCACGCCCTTTCTCAGCCTGATCATTTTCAGCCTCAGGAATAAGGAGCTCAAGAATGCCATAaagaaaagcttccagagaaAATTCAGTCCCCTTAGCTCCTGA